TTTCGTAATCTTTCATTTCCTATTTTCATCACTTGCACTGTAAGAAATCAAACGTCGTCGTCTCCTTCATCTACATTCCTCCGCCGTAATGTCCGACACTGTAGCAGACGAAATCCCGGTCACCGGAGAAATGCATCAAACTCGTGACACCGAACAACAACCACCACAATCGGCAGAGAATATTTCAGATAAGATGGAGAAGATGAACATTTCTGGTTCATCCTTCAGCATTTGGCCTCCAACTGAGCGAACCAGAGACGCCGTAATCAACCGTCTCATCGAAACACTTTCCACTCCGTTCGTCCTCTCCAAGCGCTACGGATCGATGCCTTCCGACGAAGCTTCTTCCACCGCTAGAGCTATTGAAGAGGAGGCCTACAACGCCGCCGCCGATTCTTCCATCGCTGCATCTTCTGGTCCAGGTTCCTCCATTGATGAAGGTATCGAGATTCTTCAGGTTTATTCTAAAGAGATTAGTAAGCGGATGCTTGACGCTGTCAAATCTAGGGCTGCAACTCTTCCATATGAGGACTCTGCTGCACCTGAATCCAATCGTGCCACCATtgcaagtgaggaagtttcaTCTTCCGTTGATAATGAATCTTCGTCTTAGGGTTTTCAATCCGATCTTCCGACCGTTGCAAGTGAGGATGTTTCTTCTTCCGTCGATAATGAATCTTCGTCTTAGGGTTTCAATTTTTAATATCTATTGTTATGATTTGGTACTTTAGTTACTCCAAGATCTGTTGCGTATGGCTTTTATTATGTTTATGTTTTGTCTGATCATCTACATTTTATATATTAGGAGTACTCTAGATCTTCAATTATGTTTCTTATGACTCTGCCATATGGTGCAATTTTTATATGAAATAGGGAATTTACCTGAATTCTGGTGTTTTGGTACATGTTAATGTTTACGAATCACTCCTTGTTGAATATCACGCATTGTTGAGTATAGCTGTAATTGAATGAGTATTTCGAGTAATAGGTGCGTGATTGAAAAAGGAAGTAATGGGTGGTGGAATGGTGGGTGATGGTAAAACTGTTGGTATCTGGCCTGATCCGTGGCTAAAAGAGGGTGGTAATTGCGACCTGGTAAGTGATTTATTTGGTGAGGAGTGCTGTAGGTGGCGAGAGGACCTAGTCCGTGCCAATTTCATTCATTTTGTAAACTGTTGTTATCTGGCGTGATCTGTGGCTAAACGAGGGTAGCAGTTGCGAGGTGGTGAGTGATTTACTTGACGAGGAATGTTGTAGGTGGCGAGGTCTGTGCCAATTTCATTCATTTTGTGAACTGTTGGTATCTGGCTTGAACCGTGGCTAAAAGAGGGTAGTAGTTGCGAACTGGTAAGTGATTTATTTGACGAGGAGTGCTGTAGGTGACATGGTCCGTGCcaatttcattcatttttgtgAACTGTTGGTATCTGGCGTGATCTGTGGCTAAAAGAGGGTACTAGTTGCAAGCTGGTGAGCGATTTATTTGACAAGGAGCGCTATAGGTGGCGAGAGCCGAGGGGACCTGGTCTGTGCCAATTTCATTCATTTTGAGGCTGAGGATTTCCTAAAAAGCATTCCTCCTTGGAGTCCTTGCTCTTCTATGAGGGGTTATATCTTTGCGTGGCAGTAGACTAAACATGGGGCATTATTCTGTGAAGTCCGGATATCACTTTATCAGCTTCTACGACGAAGGATCGATTGTAGACGAGCCTAGTTCGTCTAAAATGTGGAAGATGGTATGGAAATTAAATGTGCCACCAAAGGTTTGAATGTTTGTATGGAGACTTTGTGCTAAAGAGTTTCCAAAAGCAAAAGGAAGGAATACAAGATTTTAGAGTATTCTCCTTTGTGTTTGAGGTGTGGAGCTTGTGATGAGAATGAGTATCATGCAATTTGAGTGTGTAAATTTGCTTCTGCTGTTTGGGAGCATTTCCCCCCTTTTTATACAGAATTTTATCCACGCTTTGCTAATATAGTGGATTGGGTTGGTTGGTGTGATGAGTTTTTAGAGCGTGGTGACATGGAGTTGGCTATGTCACGGCTAATCAATATAGATTGAGAGAAATAATATGATGCACGACAGGAGTTGCTCACCATACCAGTAGGCGAAGACTAGCTGCTGCCACGTTTGCTACTAGAAGGGTTTGCAGGTGCTGCAAGGAGGAGGAGTGAAGCTTGTTGGACTTGCAAGGTGAATATGGATGGGGCTATTTTTGGCTAGGATGGAGTGGGGCTAGGAGTAGTAGCGAGGGATCACAACGGAGTAGTACTACACAAGCTGCCTCTAGCAAGCCAGGCTGTGGTTTTGGGGCTACAAATGGCATTACAATGTGATGCTAGATAAATTGTGGTCGGATGTGATTGTGTGCAGGTTGTTTCGAAATTGAATGGAGCGTTACAAGATGGGTCTTATCTCGGGGTTTTTATTCGTTACAAGATGGATCTTGCTACATCTTTTGATTGTGTTAAATTTATTCATGTTTTTAGAGAGGCTAACGGAGTATGACTCATACCCTAGGATTTCCCATCAAAAGTAATACGTGAACTGTAAACTTGAGTTCAGACTGTTGGTTCAGACTTTACAGTTGAGTTTTTCGGTCCTTCCACGAAAACTTTCTAGTGTAGAAGCTCATTAGTTGTGCTTCCTGTGCAGTGATTCAGCTATGCTAAGCCAGGGATATGTCAGATTGCCGAGGTGCCTTCATCGTTTCACTTGGAAGCTGACCTTTTGGAGCTGTGTCCTCCTAGAAATGGCTGAATGTGGTGTACTTTGTTATTCTGCTGGtcgatttttctttttcttttatggATTTTGCTCGAAGCTGCTGGTATTATGTAGCTTGCTTTGGTACGGCTCTTGTTATGTACTTGAGATTCGTAAAACATGGAATTTATATGGCTTCTGGTGAGTGTTTATGATATCATGTTATCTGATCCGACTCCAAATCCGATAAGCTTTTCCAGACCCCGCTCCGAAGTTGTGTTGAATCAAATCCTTAAAGTGCGCATTTATCGAACAAAGAAGACGACTAAGATAGAATTCGCTTTTCGTGGCATACAGATCATCCCGTACCTTTTGCCTGTCCTATGTGTGTGGAACTAGGCCTTTTTCGGTTACAACCCCTCGAATACGTAGGGTAGGTAGGGCTGGGTACGAAGGGGTCCCCTGTTGCCAATAAACTTTTCCCggccttattttcaaaaaagtaaGTCGGACTTTCCATAagagtatttttttttgatgcaaGCAAGGAACTTCAAATTAAATTAGAAGAAAAGAGTTACGACAATAAATCTATGGAGGTCTATCCTCCAAAAGCACATCCGAAACAAACTCCGGAGGAAGTTCAAAAGGAATAACATCAAAACTAGCTATTACATCCATTCGACTCATCTTGGCCAAACGATCCGCAACCTTGTTAGTGCACCTTGGTTCGAATTCAATAGAGATGGTATTATGCCTCATAAGAAGGCCCCTTCAAAGATCAGCAATTGGGTAGTTAACATCCTTAATAGTTGGGTTTTTGATGCGCTTGATAGCCTGTTGAGAATCTGAATTTATCACAACACTTTACCAACCCATTTCTTTTATAATCTGCAAACCTGTAAACACAACTAGCAATTCTCCCATAACCACTGATTGCACTTTGCATTTGCGACTGAATCCATAAACCTAATCCCCTTGGTGATCTCTTACCACCCCAGCTACACTTGCATCTGCTCCCAATTTAATGAAAGAAGAATCCACATTCAATTTAAGGGTATTTTGGTTGTCAAAAACCACTTCAGAGATGTTTTTGGAAAAACATCTCAGCTCACTAAATGACAAAATAGGCTAAAGACAAACactaaatgacaaaaaaaaaaattaaaatggtaTATGTTTTTTTAAAATGGCATATGTTTTTTAAAATGGCACAATAGATTTTAAAATggcatcttttttttttaaaaaatggcaTTGATATGTTTTTCCAAAAACATATCTGAAGTGGAAATATACTTCCTCGTATTTTGAGGGGGTGGTTTCCAGGTTATAGTGGCAGTAGGTACACTGGGGGAAGATAGGATGCAATTTCTGGATGTATGAAGCTCCCAACCTAAAGCTTGGGCCTCCAGAATACACTTCTCAGTTGAGGTGTGATGATGGGTAAAAGTAAGAGAGTTTCTACGTTTCCAAATTGACCAAAGCAGGGAGGGGAAGAGAGTTTTCCAAGGGAGGGAAATATTCGTGTGGGAAGGGGGCTACTGTGAGTGATGTTAGAAAACAACCATGACTTTAAAGGTTCAGTAAAGAATGAATCATTAACACCAAAAGAAACCCAGATTTGCTTCGCATGAATGCAATCTCTAAGGATATGAGTTGTGTCCTCCGTGACCCCTTGACAACTACCACATGTATCCGTTGGAGCCATGTGTCTAACAAATAGAGTTCTCTTGTGAGGGAGTCGATCATGGAAAGCATGCCAAATGAAAAACTTAATCTTTGGAATAGAATCGgttttccaaatccaattcaaATATTGAGGTTGAGTTTGAAAATCTTTTTGACACACTTTAATTgctttttataaattaaaccTCCCGTTTAGAGTGAAGTTTGAAAACATGAAATCCTCTACATTTGACAACTGGTTAGGGATGCCCACTGAAAGGCATTGGTTTAacacatgttaggttatgatacatatgacaattcataaatcatgcggaaaaaccataaagtcaggaatacatattatttacacataatcatttagcatagtttagatg
This Spinacia oleracea cultivar Varoflay chromosome 6, BTI_SOV_V1, whole genome shotgun sequence DNA region includes the following protein-coding sequences:
- the LOC110779428 gene encoding MFP1 attachment factor 1-like, whose product is MSDTVADEIPVTGEMHQTRDTEQQPPQSAENISDKMEKMNISGSSFSIWPPTERTRDAVINRLIETLSTPFVLSKRYGSMPSDEASSTARAIEEEAYNAAADSSIAASSGPGSSIDEGIEILQVYSKEISKRMLDAVKSRAATLPYEDSAAPESNRATIASEEVSSSVDNESSS